A region from the Cryptosporangium arvum DSM 44712 genome encodes:
- a CDS encoding L-lactate permease: MYQQVLDPVAHSLAWSSLIAAIPLLVLFVLLGVFRLRAWVASLIALAVALVVAIAVYGMPVGQALLATSEGAAFGFFPILWIVINAIWVYNMTVATGHFDVLRRSFTSVSDDRRIQAIIIAFSFGALIEALAGFGTPVAVTSVMLMALGFSPIKSAVLALTANTAPVAFGAMATPILTLGTVTGIDSDTLGAMVGRQTPILAVFVPLVLVFIVDGARGLRETWLYALVCGLVFGFAQYVTSNFISVPLADVVASLLSVAAIVAAVRLRRPLVTPVTAHAFSAEGPAEPVTEEREPAEPDSRAEVMRAYAPYAIIIGVFVICQIGPVKEFLERATTVVDWPGLHLTNTSGKELSSVAFKFNWFTTPGTQMLVAGLITMIVLRVSVGRALRAYGATLNQLKWAILTVMAVLGLAFVMNASGQTVTLGTWMAGAGGLFALISPILGWLGVAVTGSDTSSNSLFGALQVTAASQADLSATLMAASNSSGGVLGKMISPQNLAIAAAAVGLDNREGDIFRRVVGWSAVFLAGICLLSWLQSTAVLSWMVP; the protein is encoded by the coding sequence GTGTACCAACAGGTGCTGGATCCCGTCGCCCATTCGCTGGCGTGGAGTTCGCTGATCGCGGCGATCCCGCTACTCGTCCTGTTCGTCCTGCTCGGAGTGTTCCGGCTGCGTGCCTGGGTCGCATCGCTGATCGCGCTGGCCGTGGCGCTCGTCGTCGCGATCGCGGTGTACGGGATGCCGGTCGGGCAGGCGTTGCTGGCCACCTCGGAGGGGGCGGCGTTCGGCTTCTTCCCGATTCTCTGGATCGTCATCAACGCGATCTGGGTCTACAACATGACCGTCGCGACCGGACACTTCGACGTGCTCCGGCGCAGCTTCACGTCGGTGAGCGACGACCGGCGGATCCAGGCGATCATCATCGCGTTCTCGTTCGGCGCGCTGATCGAGGCGCTGGCCGGCTTCGGGACGCCGGTCGCGGTGACGTCGGTGATGCTGATGGCCCTCGGGTTCTCGCCGATCAAGTCGGCGGTTCTGGCGCTGACCGCGAACACCGCGCCGGTGGCGTTCGGCGCGATGGCGACGCCGATCCTGACGCTCGGCACGGTCACCGGCATCGATAGCGACACGCTCGGCGCCATGGTGGGGCGGCAGACGCCGATCCTCGCGGTGTTCGTCCCGCTGGTGCTGGTGTTCATCGTGGACGGTGCCCGCGGGCTGCGCGAGACCTGGCTGTACGCGCTGGTGTGCGGTCTGGTGTTCGGGTTCGCGCAGTACGTGACGTCGAACTTCATCTCGGTGCCGCTGGCCGACGTCGTCGCGTCGCTGTTGTCGGTGGCGGCGATCGTGGCGGCGGTGCGGCTCCGTCGTCCGCTCGTCACACCGGTCACCGCGCACGCGTTCAGCGCCGAGGGGCCGGCCGAGCCCGTCACCGAGGAACGGGAACCGGCGGAGCCGGACTCCCGCGCCGAGGTCATGCGTGCTTACGCTCCGTACGCGATCATCATCGGTGTCTTCGTGATCTGCCAGATCGGGCCGGTCAAGGAATTCCTGGAACGGGCGACGACGGTCGTCGACTGGCCGGGTCTGCACCTGACCAACACGTCCGGGAAGGAGCTGTCCTCGGTCGCGTTCAAGTTCAACTGGTTCACGACTCCGGGCACGCAGATGCTGGTCGCGGGCCTGATCACGATGATCGTGCTCCGCGTATCGGTAGGGCGCGCGCTGCGCGCGTACGGCGCCACCCTGAACCAGTTGAAGTGGGCGATCCTGACCGTGATGGCGGTGCTGGGCCTGGCGTTCGTGATGAACGCGTCCGGGCAGACCGTCACTCTCGGTACGTGGATGGCCGGTGCCGGCGGGCTGTTCGCGCTGATCTCGCCGATCCTCGGCTGGCTCGGCGTCGCGGTGACCGGCTCCGACACGTCCTCCAACTCGCTGTTCGGCGCGCTGCAGGTCACCGCCGCGAGCCAGGCCGACCTGTCGGCGACGTTGATGGCCGCGTCGAACAGCTCCGGAGGCGTGCTCGGCAAGATGATCTCGCCGCAGAACCTCGCGATCGCCGCGGCCGCGGTGGGCCTGGACAACCGCGAGGGCGACATCTTCCGGAGGGTGGTCGGGTGGAGCGCGGTGTTCCTGGCCGGGATCTGCCTGCTCAGCTGGCTGCAGTCCACCGCGGTGCTGTCCTGGATGGTGCCCTGA
- a CDS encoding ROK family transcriptional regulator, translated as MQPHESARGPHVLRQINSRAVLRAIRERSPARVADLMQATGLSRPAVTRAVAELRDAGLVADVDETAQVSMGRPAQWIRFRAEAGYVVGVDVGSHKVVAMVADLSGKVVASRQMATGERLLQSVRDTIAEALAKADLTGDDVWAIVVGTPGIVEESSGEVLLAPGIPGLAHLPVLDELRTITPSPVLIENDINLAVLGERWCGAAVGSDSLVFVHWGVRIGAGIIIDGKPYRGANGAAGEIGFVDVFSTPDGPDPEPLLGARAANAVSEKGAFEHAVGSQTIAELADAEDVAAVFAAATDGDPAALEVVDRIAARFARGLAALLLILDPREVIIGGGLSRAGETLLAAIDRHLRPRILTSPRLVLSDLGSDAVALGAVRRALDHAEQRLP; from the coding sequence GTGCAGCCGCACGAGTCCGCCCGGGGACCGCACGTGTTGCGGCAGATCAATTCGCGCGCCGTGCTGCGGGCGATCCGGGAACGCTCCCCGGCCCGGGTGGCCGACCTCATGCAGGCGACCGGCCTCTCGCGCCCGGCGGTGACCAGGGCGGTCGCCGAGCTGCGTGACGCCGGGCTGGTCGCCGACGTCGACGAGACCGCGCAGGTCTCGATGGGGCGCCCGGCGCAGTGGATCCGCTTCCGCGCCGAGGCCGGCTACGTCGTCGGTGTCGACGTCGGGTCGCACAAGGTCGTCGCGATGGTGGCCGATCTCTCCGGCAAGGTCGTGGCGTCGCGGCAGATGGCGACCGGTGAGCGGCTGCTGCAGTCGGTGCGCGACACGATCGCCGAGGCGCTGGCGAAGGCCGACCTGACCGGCGACGACGTGTGGGCGATCGTGGTCGGGACGCCGGGCATCGTCGAGGAGAGCAGCGGCGAGGTGCTGCTCGCGCCGGGCATCCCGGGCCTGGCCCACCTGCCGGTGCTCGACGAGCTGCGCACGATCACGCCGAGTCCGGTGCTGATCGAGAACGACATCAACCTCGCGGTGCTCGGCGAACGCTGGTGCGGTGCGGCGGTCGGTAGCGACAGCCTGGTGTTCGTGCACTGGGGGGTCCGGATCGGCGCGGGCATCATCATCGACGGCAAGCCGTACCGCGGGGCCAACGGGGCGGCCGGAGAGATCGGGTTCGTCGACGTGTTCTCGACGCCGGACGGCCCGGATCCGGAGCCGCTGCTGGGTGCGCGGGCGGCGAACGCGGTGAGCGAGAAGGGTGCCTTCGAGCACGCGGTGGGGTCTCAGACCATCGCCGAACTCGCCGACGCCGAGGACGTCGCGGCGGTGTTCGCTGCGGCCACCGACGGCGACCCGGCCGCGCTCGAGGTGGTGGACCGTATCGCGGCCCGTTTCGCCCGTGGTCTGGCGGCTCTGCTGCTCATCCTCGACCCGCGAGAAGTGATCATCGGCGGTGGTCTGTCGCGGGCGGGGGAGACCCTGCTCGCGGCCATCGACCGGCACCTGCGCCCGCGGATCCTGACGTCGCCGCGCCTGGTGCTCTCCGACCTCGGCAGCGACGCGGTCGCCCTCGGTGCGGTCCGCCGCGCCCTCGATCACGCGGAGCAGCGACTCCCATAA
- a CDS encoding extracellular solute-binding protein, producing MGATGRTRWIARLAGATALALGLAACSGGTGASDADNSGGGDSAKEIKVVIAEYSKDHTATFWNAFKKTYEDKTGVKLNLQIISWNDIDQQASTMVQNGNPPDILNLNAYASYAKDNLLYNSDEVLTDSVKSDMIDAFVKSGTYNGKFYGMPDLSSARALFYNKDLFAKAGIAAPPKTWAEFVTDAKKVQALGGGNIGYAQPLGPEEAQAEYSIWLFNNGGDWKSDGKWTINSAKNVETLQFLKDLSVKDKVTQNNPGKTNRTDGAFPLFTSGKAGMIVGFGPLQGDLDSKYKNVKYGIAPMPTKDGSAPQTYGVTDYLMSFKKSGNQDAVKKFYELYYAKDQVNTWIKSEGFLPVTKSGLEEFSSEASLKVYLDTLPNIHLTPTDDPAWDKIKLAVQQNLGTAVSPSGDPKAVLDDLQKTAENGG from the coding sequence ATGGGTGCAACAGGCAGGACGCGCTGGATCGCGCGTCTGGCCGGTGCGACCGCGCTGGCCTTGGGGCTGGCCGCGTGCAGCGGCGGCACCGGTGCCAGCGACGCCGACAACTCCGGTGGCGGTGACAGCGCCAAGGAGATCAAGGTCGTCATCGCCGAATACAGCAAGGACCACACGGCCACCTTCTGGAACGCGTTCAAGAAGACGTACGAGGACAAGACCGGCGTCAAGCTGAACCTGCAGATCATCAGCTGGAACGACATCGACCAGCAGGCCAGCACGATGGTTCAGAACGGCAACCCGCCGGACATCCTGAACCTCAACGCGTACGCCAGCTACGCCAAGGACAACCTGCTCTACAACTCCGACGAGGTGCTGACCGACAGCGTCAAGTCGGACATGATCGACGCGTTCGTCAAGAGCGGCACGTACAACGGCAAGTTCTACGGAATGCCCGACCTGTCGTCGGCGCGGGCCCTGTTCTACAACAAGGACCTGTTCGCCAAGGCCGGCATCGCCGCTCCGCCGAAGACGTGGGCCGAGTTCGTCACCGACGCCAAGAAGGTCCAGGCGCTCGGCGGCGGCAACATCGGCTACGCGCAGCCGCTCGGCCCGGAAGAGGCCCAGGCCGAGTACTCGATCTGGCTCTTCAACAACGGCGGCGACTGGAAGTCCGACGGCAAGTGGACGATCAACTCCGCCAAGAACGTCGAAACCCTGCAGTTCCTGAAGGACCTCTCGGTCAAGGACAAGGTCACCCAGAACAACCCTGGGAAGACCAACCGGACCGACGGCGCTTTCCCGCTGTTCACCTCGGGTAAGGCCGGCATGATCGTCGGCTTCGGTCCGCTCCAGGGCGACCTCGACTCGAAGTACAAGAACGTCAAGTACGGCATCGCTCCGATGCCGACGAAGGACGGCAGCGCGCCGCAGACCTACGGTGTCACCGACTACCTGATGTCGTTCAAGAAGAGCGGCAACCAGGACGCGGTGAAGAAGTTCTACGAGCTCTACTACGCCAAGGACCAGGTCAACACCTGGATCAAGTCCGAGGGCTTCCTTCCGGTCACCAAGTCCGGCCTGGAGGAGTTCTCGAGCGAGGCGTCGCTCAAGGTCTACCTGGACACGCTGCCGAACATCCACTTGACCCCGACCGACGACCCGGCCTGGGACAAGATCAAGCTCGCCGTCCAGCAGAACCTCGGCACCGCGGTGTCCCCGTCGGGTGACCCGAAGGCCGTGCTCGACGACCTGCAGAAGACCGCGGAAAACGGCGGCTGA
- a CDS encoding carbohydrate ABC transporter permease: MSSRADSKPGAVTDSPAPASRKGGGAPGAGAPAKKIRRTTRGRAPWWVALIWLGPALALIFGVVIYPAIELVRASTGEYSITGLRRGPAGIDNYSHVLSHPALGTVLLNTAIWVAAVVLITIVLSLGLAQFLSKEFFGRRLVRWAVLVPWAASLVITARLFTLIFDYYHGILNVFLLKLHVISEPIDWLGDDTWTMPSMILVGVLVSIPFTAYVLLAGLNSIPDDVHEAARIDGASAWQAYRQVTFPLLRPALLVSAVLNMIYVFNSFPIVWTLNDRNPGYTHDTTITFMYKLAFKSADRDVGASAAAGVFNVLLILVAVVLYLRLVKWREEES, encoded by the coding sequence ATGTCCTCCCGGGCTGACTCGAAGCCCGGCGCCGTCACCGACAGCCCGGCGCCCGCCTCCAGAAAAGGGGGCGGTGCGCCGGGTGCGGGCGCGCCGGCCAAGAAGATTCGTCGGACGACGCGTGGCCGCGCGCCGTGGTGGGTCGCGCTGATCTGGCTCGGCCCGGCGCTGGCCCTGATCTTCGGTGTCGTGATCTACCCCGCGATCGAGCTCGTCCGGGCCTCCACCGGCGAGTACTCGATCACCGGTCTGCGGCGCGGCCCGGCGGGTATCGACAACTACTCGCACGTGCTGAGCCACCCCGCGTTGGGCACGGTCCTGCTGAACACGGCCATCTGGGTCGCCGCGGTCGTGCTGATCACGATCGTGCTGAGCCTCGGCCTGGCCCAGTTCCTGTCGAAGGAGTTCTTCGGCCGACGCCTCGTGCGGTGGGCCGTGCTGGTTCCGTGGGCGGCGTCGCTGGTGATCACCGCGCGCCTGTTCACGCTGATCTTCGACTACTACCACGGCATCCTGAACGTCTTCCTGCTCAAGCTCCACGTCATCTCCGAGCCGATCGACTGGCTCGGCGACGACACCTGGACGATGCCGTCGATGATCCTCGTCGGTGTCCTGGTCTCGATCCCGTTCACCGCGTACGTGCTGCTCGCCGGCTTGAACTCGATTCCGGACGACGTGCACGAGGCCGCGCGCATCGACGGTGCGAGCGCCTGGCAGGCCTATCGCCAGGTGACGTTCCCGCTGCTGCGGCCCGCGCTGCTGGTGAGCGCCGTGCTCAACATGATCTACGTGTTCAACTCGTTCCCGATCGTCTGGACGCTCAACGACCGGAACCCGGGCTACACGCACGACACGACGATCACCTTCATGTACAAGCTCGCGTTCAAGAGCGCCGACCGTGACGTGGGCGCCTCGGCCGCGGCCGGTGTGTTCAACGTCCTCCTGATCCTGGTCGCGGTGGTCCTCTACCTGCGGCTGGTGAAGTGGCGAGAGGAGGAGTCATGA
- a CDS encoding carbohydrate ABC transporter permease encodes MSWRQIRPVALPIVGLLVAVVFLAPYIVMLLDSLRPGSEALASPPTFLPQHWQLDAYGEILGDSRFQNWLKTSLLVSLASTVIVILVAIPAAYFSARFKFPGKTAFLFLVLVTQMFAPTSLVVGIYREFFELSMVNTYGALILTNSAFNLAFAVWILHGFFAALPRELEEAAELDGNGRLGTMLRVMLPLTLPGVVTATIFTFIAVWNEYVVALTLMQDDDKKPLTVGISSYVTGYDQNWDQLFAASIVAIVPVVVLFAVIEKHLVGGLTAGSVK; translated from the coding sequence ATGAGTTGGCGCCAGATCCGCCCGGTCGCACTGCCGATCGTCGGGCTGCTGGTGGCGGTGGTCTTCCTGGCCCCCTACATCGTGATGCTGCTGGACTCGCTGCGTCCCGGTTCGGAGGCGCTGGCGTCGCCGCCGACGTTCCTGCCCCAGCACTGGCAGCTGGACGCCTACGGCGAGATCCTCGGCGACTCCCGCTTCCAGAACTGGCTGAAGACGTCGCTGCTGGTGTCGCTGGCCTCGACGGTGATCGTCATCCTGGTCGCGATCCCGGCGGCGTACTTCAGCGCCCGGTTCAAGTTCCCCGGGAAGACCGCGTTCCTGTTCCTGGTGCTCGTCACCCAGATGTTCGCGCCCACGTCGCTGGTCGTCGGCATCTACCGCGAGTTCTTCGAGCTGTCGATGGTCAACACCTACGGCGCGCTCATCCTCACGAACTCGGCGTTCAACCTGGCGTTCGCGGTCTGGATCCTGCACGGGTTCTTCGCCGCGCTGCCGCGTGAACTCGAGGAGGCCGCCGAGCTCGACGGCAACGGGCGGCTCGGCACGATGCTGCGGGTCATGCTGCCGCTGACGCTGCCGGGCGTGGTCACCGCGACGATCTTCACGTTCATCGCGGTGTGGAACGAGTACGTCGTCGCGCTGACGCTGATGCAGGACGACGACAAGAAGCCGCTGACCGTCGGCATCAGCTCGTACGTCACCGGCTACGACCAGAACTGGGACCAGCTGTTCGCCGCGTCGATCGTCGCGATCGTGCCGGTGGTCGTGTTGTTCGCGGTCATCGAGAAGCACCTGGTGGGCGGCTTGACCGCCGGATCGGTCAAATGA
- a CDS encoding ROK family protein: MTVPTVVTLDIGGTTIKGALVGADGQELKRLDRDTGASSGESEVVARVRAVARELADAGTVGVGLSVPGIVDTAAGVARHAVNLGFRDTPLAALVAEEVGVPVVLEQDCRAAAVAESEIGLGRDARDLMVVVLGTGVAAGLIVDGRPLAGADGSAGELGHLPVYPDGEHCACGQRGCLEVYASASGIARRYAAAGGTRAGATAADVASSLDSDVVAARVWREATEALGLALATATLLLDPALIVLAGGLTGAGDTLLRPVRSELQGALAWRQAPPVANSPLGGDAGRLGAAILAWRAAGYEDVVLRDAV, encoded by the coding sequence ATGACGGTGCCAACCGTCGTCACCCTCGACATCGGAGGGACGACGATCAAGGGCGCCCTCGTCGGCGCGGACGGGCAGGAGCTCAAGCGGCTCGACCGGGACACCGGCGCGTCGTCCGGGGAGTCCGAGGTGGTGGCCCGGGTGCGTGCCGTCGCCCGGGAGCTGGCCGACGCCGGCACGGTCGGCGTCGGGCTCTCGGTGCCCGGCATCGTCGACACCGCGGCCGGCGTCGCGCGCCACGCGGTCAACCTGGGGTTCCGGGACACGCCGCTGGCCGCGCTCGTCGCCGAGGAGGTCGGCGTCCCCGTGGTGCTGGAGCAGGACTGCCGCGCCGCCGCGGTGGCCGAGAGCGAGATCGGGCTCGGGCGCGACGCCAGGGACCTGATGGTCGTCGTGCTCGGTACCGGCGTCGCGGCCGGGTTGATCGTCGACGGCCGGCCGCTGGCCGGCGCCGACGGCAGCGCCGGCGAACTCGGGCACCTGCCGGTCTACCCGGACGGCGAGCACTGCGCTTGCGGCCAGCGGGGCTGCCTGGAGGTCTACGCGTCCGCGTCGGGGATCGCCCGCCGGTACGCGGCGGCCGGCGGTACCCGCGCCGGAGCGACCGCCGCCGACGTCGCTTCCTCGCTGGATTCCGACGTCGTGGCGGCGCGCGTCTGGCGCGAGGCGACCGAGGCGCTCGGGCTGGCGCTGGCCACCGCGACGCTGCTGCTCGATCCGGCGCTGATCGTGCTGGCCGGTGGGCTCACCGGTGCCGGTGACACGCTGCTGCGCCCGGTGCGGTCCGAGCTGCAGGGCGCACTGGCCTGGCGGCAGGCGCCTCCGGTCGCCAACAGCCCGCTCGGCGGCGACGCGGGACGGCTCGGCGCGGCGATTTTGGCCTGGCGCGCGGCCGGATACGAGGACGTGGTCCTGCGCGACGCGGTTTGA
- a CDS encoding amidohydrolase family protein → MALIDTELPALCRELGIPGFADVHVHFMPERVLAKVWAYFDALDVLEWPIEYRLDETERLERLGELGVIRHTALLYPHKPAMAAWLNEWGLSFAKDAPNCVPTGTFFPEPGAAEYVRVALESGVRAFKAHVQVGAYDPRDPLLDEVWGRLADAGVPVVCHCGSGPMPGRFTGPGPIGEVLARHPSLTLVVAHLGQPEYAEFLALAEAYPNVHLDTTMTFTDFVERIAPFPAALRPRLRDLAHRVVLGSDFPNIPYPYAHQVESLIRLDLGDDWLRAVLHDNGLRLLSPAS, encoded by the coding sequence GTGGCACTGATCGACACCGAGCTCCCGGCGCTCTGCCGGGAGCTCGGAATTCCCGGGTTCGCCGACGTCCACGTCCACTTCATGCCCGAGCGCGTGCTCGCCAAGGTGTGGGCCTACTTCGACGCGCTCGACGTGCTCGAGTGGCCGATCGAGTACCGGCTGGACGAGACCGAACGCCTGGAGCGGCTCGGCGAACTCGGGGTGATCCGGCACACCGCGCTGCTCTACCCCCACAAGCCGGCGATGGCGGCCTGGCTCAACGAGTGGGGTCTTTCCTTCGCGAAAGACGCGCCGAACTGCGTTCCGACTGGCACCTTCTTCCCCGAACCGGGCGCGGCCGAGTACGTGCGCGTCGCGCTCGAGAGCGGAGTCCGCGCGTTCAAGGCGCACGTGCAGGTCGGCGCGTACGACCCGCGTGATCCGCTGCTCGACGAGGTCTGGGGCCGGCTCGCCGACGCCGGCGTGCCGGTGGTGTGCCACTGCGGCAGCGGGCCGATGCCCGGCCGGTTCACCGGCCCGGGCCCGATCGGTGAGGTGCTGGCCCGCCACCCGTCGCTGACGCTCGTCGTCGCTCACCTCGGACAGCCGGAGTACGCCGAGTTCCTCGCGCTGGCCGAGGCCTACCCGAACGTCCACCTCGACACCACGATGACGTTCACGGACTTCGTCGAGCGGATCGCGCCGTTCCCGGCCGCGCTGCGCCCCCGGCTGCGTGACCTGGCGCACCGGGTCGTGCTCGGCTCGGACTTCCCGAACATCCCGTACCCCTATGCCCACCAGGTGGAGAGCCTGATCCGCCTCGACCTCGGCGACGACTGGCTCCGGGCGGTACTGCACGACAACGGGCTGCGCCTGCTCAGTCCAGCATCGTGA
- a CDS encoding DUF1697 domain-containing protein has translation MTAYVALLRGINVSRNQRIAMADLRALLTDLGLDDVTTYLQSGNALFRSDRADPDTIADEIEAAITRELGLTVRVLVRDEDDFRRVLNANPLAEVATDPSRLLVTFLSAPTAEARLDAVDPATHAPEVMAIGPREVYVWYPDGVRKAKLSPPFFEKRYPEDANAAGTARNWNTLSKLLTMLD, from the coding sequence GTGACCGCCTACGTCGCCCTTCTCCGGGGCATCAACGTCAGCCGCAACCAGCGGATCGCGATGGCCGATCTCCGCGCTCTGCTGACCGATCTGGGCCTCGACGACGTCACCACGTACCTGCAGAGCGGTAACGCACTGTTCCGAAGCGACCGCGCCGATCCGGACACGATCGCCGACGAGATCGAAGCGGCGATCACCCGCGAACTGGGGCTGACCGTCCGCGTGCTGGTGCGCGACGAGGATGACTTCCGGCGCGTCCTGAACGCCAACCCCCTCGCCGAGGTGGCGACCGACCCGTCGAGACTCCTCGTCACGTTCCTCTCGGCACCGACCGCCGAGGCGCGGCTGGACGCCGTCGACCCGGCCACCCATGCACCCGAGGTGATGGCGATCGGGCCGCGCGAGGTCTACGTCTGGTACCCGGACGGCGTCCGTAAAGCGAAGCTGAGCCCGCCGTTCTTCGAGAAGCGCTACCCGGAGGACGCCAACGCCGCGGGTACCGCACGCAACTGGAACACGCTGAGCAAGCTGCTCACGATGCTGGACTGA
- a CDS encoding DUF4388 domain-containing protein, with product MAATLRELATLGATGALHVEAFSGAVLYLQDGAVTHVDAGSAPGIGTLLTASGRLSKDVWESVLTVGGPTGRVGALLVEQGYLSQGELELCVNGALFDAAYFALTLEPTSVKFVEGERSWFGGALRVDVERLVREVTRRQDQLTRVFPSSEFDSAALTLVARLPKEQIVVDGLRWELLLSADGRRTPLELARMLGRGGFATLLEVRRLAAIGLALSPSATGAAARPAVTPYRPAVGSSAVKAKPASTSSTLSELFGPGDRRGAAEPVPPARAGASAPSVGDAEGAPSSAPLPRRVNGAGTNGTGVTGTGTNGRPANGGSANGAATAKAPLPPLPRRGDPIEAEPVAGERIQPLPPLPKRVPTRVVRPSQQGRAPQEPGDPAPALVASPGPRWPSPPPEIYAEAPSLSSLRRFRDALQEFS from the coding sequence GTGGCTGCCACCCTCCGTGAGCTCGCGACGCTCGGTGCGACCGGGGCGCTGCACGTCGAGGCGTTCTCCGGTGCGGTGCTCTATCTCCAGGACGGGGCCGTCACCCACGTCGACGCCGGTTCCGCGCCCGGTATCGGAACGCTGCTCACCGCGTCCGGCCGGCTCTCGAAGGACGTCTGGGAATCCGTGCTCACGGTCGGTGGGCCGACCGGGAGGGTCGGCGCGCTGCTCGTCGAGCAGGGTTACCTGAGCCAGGGCGAACTGGAGCTCTGCGTCAACGGAGCGTTGTTCGACGCCGCGTACTTCGCGCTCACGCTCGAACCGACGTCGGTGAAGTTCGTCGAGGGCGAGCGGTCCTGGTTCGGCGGCGCGCTCCGCGTCGACGTCGAGCGGCTCGTGCGTGAGGTGACGCGCAGGCAGGACCAGCTGACCAGGGTCTTTCCCTCGTCGGAGTTCGACTCCGCGGCGCTCACGCTCGTCGCGCGGCTGCCCAAGGAGCAGATCGTCGTCGACGGCCTGCGCTGGGAGCTGCTGCTGAGCGCCGACGGGCGACGCACGCCGCTGGAACTCGCGCGGATGCTCGGCCGGGGCGGGTTCGCCACGCTCCTGGAGGTGCGCAGGCTCGCGGCGATCGGGCTCGCGTTGTCACCGTCGGCCACCGGCGCGGCGGCGCGTCCGGCCGTCACGCCGTACCGTCCGGCGGTCGGCAGCTCGGCGGTGAAGGCCAAGCCGGCGTCGACGAGTTCCACGTTGTCGGAGTTGTTCGGGCCCGGCGACCGGCGGGGTGCCGCCGAGCCCGTACCACCGGCGCGGGCCGGGGCCAGCGCACCTTCGGTCGGGGATGCCGAAGGTGCGCCGAGCTCCGCGCCCCTGCCCCGCCGAGTGAACGGCGCGGGCACGAACGGCACCGGCGTGACCGGCACCGGCACGAACGGCAGACCCGCGAACGGCGGATCCGCGAACGGGGCGGCCACGGCGAAAGCGCCGTTGCCGCCGCTGCCCCGGCGGGGAGACCCGATCGAGGCCGAGCCGGTGGCGGGGGAGCGCATCCAGCCGTTGCCGCCGCTGCCGAAACGGGTCCCGACGCGGGTCGTGCGACCGAGCCAGCAGGGCCGGGCGCCGCAGGAACCCGGAGACCCCGCACCCGCCCTGGTCGCGAGCCCCGGACCGCGGTGGCCGTCGCCGCCGCCGGAGATCTACGCCGAAGCGCCGTCGCTCTCCTCGCTGCGTCGATTCCGTGACGCGCTGCAGGAATTCTCCTGA
- a CDS encoding roadblock/LC7 domain-containing protein, translating to MDNLEHEVMTEIRALRDRVRFVSGSLVSRADGLLIAHDTFGVQPEGMAALSATTLGLSERVAVEAGHGRFQEALVRGAHGYVVTYAAGTYAVLTVLATADTNLGRLHLEARALADRVGALVDAAEGTARGTLGGWH from the coding sequence GTGGACAACCTCGAGCACGAAGTGATGACCGAGATCCGGGCCCTACGTGACCGGGTCCGGTTCGTGTCGGGCAGCCTCGTCTCCCGGGCCGACGGTCTCCTGATCGCGCACGACACGTTCGGCGTCCAGCCGGAGGGCATGGCCGCGCTCTCGGCGACCACGCTCGGGCTGTCCGAGCGGGTGGCGGTGGAGGCCGGGCACGGACGGTTCCAGGAAGCGCTGGTGCGTGGTGCGCACGGGTACGTGGTCACCTACGCCGCCGGCACCTACGCGGTGCTGACCGTGCTGGCCACCGCCGACACGAACCTCGGCCGTCTGCACCTCGAGGCCAGGGCGCTGGCCGATCGGGTCGGCGCGCTCGTGGACGCGGCGGAGGGCACCGCGCGCGGGACCCTGGGCGGTTGGCACTGA
- a CDS encoding VOC family protein — protein MTDLAAIEKQRELLRDTYLQPDGVRPASSARGLHHTALISSSVERTIWFYQDLLEFPLTELIENRDYPGSSHFFFDIGNGNLLAFFDFPGLDVGPYAEVLGGLHHVAISVEPEKWEYLVRKLSDSGVEHTVHSEVSVYFRDPDGARVELIADPLGEMYGQQVL, from the coding sequence ATGACCGACCTGGCAGCCATCGAGAAGCAGCGCGAGTTGCTCCGTGACACGTACTTGCAGCCCGACGGCGTGCGCCCGGCCTCGTCGGCGCGGGGTCTGCACCACACCGCGCTGATCAGCAGCAGCGTCGAGCGGACGATCTGGTTCTACCAGGACCTGCTCGAGTTCCCGCTCACCGAGCTGATCGAGAACCGTGACTACCCCGGTTCTTCGCACTTCTTCTTCGACATCGGCAACGGCAACCTGCTGGCGTTCTTCGACTTCCCGGGGCTCGACGTCGGCCCGTACGCCGAGGTGCTGGGCGGCCTGCACCACGTGGCGATCTCGGTCGAGCCGGAGAAGTGGGAGTACCTGGTGCGCAAGCTGTCCGACTCGGGCGTCGAGCACACCGTCCACAGCGAGGTCTCGGTCTACTTCCGCGACCCCGACGGCGCCCGCGTCGAACTCATCGCCGACCCCCTGGGCGAGATGTACGGCCAGCAGGTCCTGTGA